From one Octopus bimaculoides isolate UCB-OBI-ISO-001 chromosome 1, ASM119413v2, whole genome shotgun sequence genomic stretch:
- the LOC106882382 gene encoding uncharacterized protein LOC106882382 produces the protein MTEENNKKKFFVLNIIIRLWCIITVVVLWVFSIKLLKSDETRAYAISWYLLSATVIVTLLECIWIMNKMPWFQENGCCYCVCWKVVTFVSKWKKGIFYIVMSLPTFWISKHTTDGQIGGSVLLVAGILLIFRSIFSLFFREDSEERKYFLKTNPVHVKMVSHEVSTQTEDSAFSAYDVESQNK, from the exons ATGACAGAAGAGAATAATAAGAAGAAGTTTTTTGTACTCAATATTATCATTAGATTATGGTGCATCATAACAGTCGTAg tcCTTTGGGTGTTCAGCATCAAATTGCTAAAAAGTGATGAGACAAGGGCATATGCtatctcatggtatctact GTCTGCAACTGTAATTGTAACCCTCTTAGAATGCATTTGGATTATGAACAAAATGCCTTGGtttca AGAGAATGGTTGCTGCTACTGTGTCTGTTGGAAAGTAGTAACATTTGTGAGTAAATGGAAAAAAGGAATTTTTTACATAGTAATGTCTTTACCGACTTTCTGGATCTCTAAACACACTACTGATGGTCAAATTGGAG GTTCAGTGCTCCTAGTTGCAGGAATACTACTAATTTTTAGAagcatattttcattattctttcgcGAAGACTCAGAAGAGcgtaaatactttttaaaaaccAATCCTGTCCACGTTAAAATGGTATCACATGAAGTCTCTACACAAACTGAAGACTCAGCATTTTCAGCTTATGATGTTGAAAGCCAGAATAAATGA